One part of the Mycolicibacterium aromaticivorans JS19b1 = JCM 16368 genome encodes these proteins:
- a CDS encoding alpha/beta fold hydrolase → MTTVKSEYHVRSNGADIFVTDTGGDGPPVVLLHGGGPGASGLSNFSRNIDALARGHRVVVPDMPGYGRSSKYVDHRDPFGYLADTMRGLLDELGLATAHLVGNSYGGAAALRLALDTPHRVGKLVLMGPGGIGTTRGLPTEGLKCLLSYYTGDGPSRDKLATFIREYLVFDGAAVPDDLIDLRYQASIDPEVVANPPLRRPSGIRTLWRMDLTRDKRLRRLGNPTLVLWGRDDKVNRPAGAPMLLNLMPNAELVMTSHTGHWMQWERADLFNDLVAEFLSPASKLALA, encoded by the coding sequence ATGACCACTGTGAAATCCGAGTACCACGTCCGCTCGAACGGCGCCGACATCTTCGTGACGGACACGGGTGGTGACGGCCCGCCGGTCGTGCTGCTGCACGGCGGCGGCCCCGGCGCGTCGGGTCTGTCGAATTTCTCGCGGAACATCGACGCACTGGCCCGCGGGCACCGTGTCGTGGTGCCCGATATGCCGGGCTACGGGCGGTCGAGCAAGTACGTCGATCATCGTGACCCGTTCGGCTATCTGGCCGACACGATGCGCGGCCTGCTCGACGAATTGGGTTTGGCCACAGCCCATCTGGTGGGCAACTCCTACGGCGGTGCGGCCGCGTTGCGCCTGGCACTGGACACCCCGCACCGCGTCGGCAAGCTGGTCCTCATGGGCCCGGGCGGAATCGGTACCACCCGCGGACTGCCCACCGAAGGGTTGAAATGCCTGCTGTCGTATTACACCGGTGACGGACCGAGCCGTGACAAGCTCGCCACGTTCATCCGCGAGTATCTGGTCTTCGACGGCGCGGCGGTACCCGACGACCTGATCGATCTGCGGTATCAGGCGTCGATCGACCCTGAGGTGGTCGCCAACCCGCCGCTGCGCCGGCCGTCCGGCATACGCACCCTATGGCGAATGGATCTGACCCGGGACAAACGGCTGCGCCGGCTCGGCAACCCGACCCTGGTGTTGTGGGGCCGTGACGACAAGGTGAACCGGCCGGCGGGCGCGCCGATGCTGCTCAATCTGATGCCCAACGCCGAACTCGTCATGACCTCACACACCGGGCATTGGATGCAGTGGGAGCGAGCGGATCTGTTCAACGATCTGGTGGCCGAGTTCCTCTCCCCCGCATCGAAACTGGCCCTGGCATGA
- a CDS encoding VOC family protein codes for MNTDVFGRVHLGYLVVESEKLSDWARFGRDAIGMHLDDALPDVLRFRLDDNACRFLVQRGPAEDTIALGWEVDDHRCLETIEARVRGHGVAVTQGSSEESALRGVERFVRFPGPNGLTQEVYVSPRSAQTPLRLGTSGFVTGTGGMGHVAIATSKPHQMRGYYSTVFDARLSDYIDETISGLKFKIRFLRVNERHHSVAIASVNRLPVNPIRTRIQHCNVQVAKLDDMTLAYQRVKELGFDMALSIGQHTNDKELSFYAVSPSGFEWEVGWNPIVVDESTWEPRTHAGISIWGHTPEGSTIVQLMERFKTGAHSVLHREATMPALAGAGIADD; via the coding sequence ATGAACACCGACGTATTCGGCCGAGTGCACTTGGGCTACCTCGTCGTCGAATCCGAGAAGCTCTCCGACTGGGCCAGATTCGGCCGCGACGCCATCGGCATGCACCTCGACGACGCACTCCCCGACGTGCTGCGGTTCCGCCTCGACGACAACGCCTGCCGCTTCCTGGTTCAGCGCGGACCCGCTGAAGACACCATCGCCCTGGGTTGGGAGGTCGACGACCACCGCTGCCTCGAGACCATCGAAGCGCGGGTGCGCGGCCACGGAGTGGCGGTGACCCAGGGCTCGTCGGAGGAATCCGCACTGCGCGGCGTCGAGCGTTTCGTCCGCTTTCCGGGTCCCAACGGGTTGACCCAGGAGGTGTATGTCAGCCCCCGCTCCGCGCAGACGCCGCTACGACTCGGTACCAGCGGGTTCGTCACCGGCACAGGCGGAATGGGCCACGTCGCGATCGCGACCAGCAAGCCACACCAGATGCGTGGGTATTACAGCACGGTGTTCGATGCGCGCCTATCCGACTACATCGATGAGACGATCAGCGGACTGAAGTTCAAGATCCGGTTCCTGCGGGTCAACGAACGCCATCACAGCGTCGCGATCGCGTCGGTGAACCGACTGCCGGTCAACCCCATTCGTACCCGGATCCAACACTGCAATGTCCAAGTCGCCAAACTCGACGACATGACATTGGCCTACCAGAGAGTCAAAGAACTCGGGTTCGACATGGCTCTGTCCATCGGTCAGCACACCAACGACAAGGAGCTGTCGTTTTATGCGGTGAGCCCGTCGGGCTTCGAATGGGAAGTCGGATGGAACCCGATTGTCGTCGATGAGTCCACCTGGGAACCACGCACTCACGCAGGTATCAGCATCTGGGGCCACACCCCGGAGGGCAGCACGATCGTCCAGCTGATGGAGAGATTCAAGACAGGTGCCCACTCCGTGCTGCACCGTGAAGCCACGATGCCCGCTCTGGCCGGAGCCGGCATAGCCGATGACTGA
- a CDS encoding sulfatase-like hydrolase/transferase, whose product MNTDESGSFTTGPSRRRFLALAAGGAAAVPLLTSCGSGTTTTPAASSPALTRPAAPQRGSHPNIMFVFTDQERYFPSWPTGMSLPARERLTQEGVTFHNHYSSAVMCTSSRAVLLTGLQTPDNGMFENADLPYVKAMSTGVPTIGHLLRKAGYYTAYQGKWHLDAAFDREPVQQVLTERMDAYGFSDFGLPIDSLAHDLGGYTTDSVIAAGAQCWLRNTGRPMADDGKPWALFVSLINPHDIMYFNTDKPGEHVQDTGTLLMHAARAPEHALYQQHWDSALPASLTQSMQEPGRPAAHGEFDKAWGYTLGTIPPEPDRWQRFTDFYLNSIRSVDQQMSLLLNELDDLALTRNTIVVFTSDHGEMAGAHGLRGKGPFAYQEAIHLPMHVVHPDVSGGQDLNALTSHIDVVPSLLAMAGVSAGDVDELAGRALPGKDFSAALSKPGSADVHAVRDSVLFTYSGLATNDSDAVKLFAEAKAAGQDPRQLMQTSGFRPDLTKRGSLRTMFDGRYKFSRYFAPAQRNVPANLDDLYRFNDVELYDLQSDTAEMTNLAGTKGEHADLVMSASTKLEAVIKSEIGVDDGREMPQFGDIDWQIDRMDL is encoded by the coding sequence ATGAACACCGACGAGTCCGGCTCGTTCACCACCGGCCCGTCGCGGCGCCGATTCCTCGCCCTCGCCGCCGGCGGCGCAGCAGCCGTACCGTTACTGACTTCCTGCGGATCGGGTACCACGACCACGCCTGCCGCATCGAGCCCAGCACTGACCAGACCGGCTGCTCCACAACGTGGTTCACACCCGAACATCATGTTCGTGTTCACCGACCAGGAGCGCTATTTTCCATCCTGGCCGACCGGGATGTCGCTGCCGGCTCGCGAGCGGCTGACCCAGGAGGGCGTGACTTTCCACAACCACTACAGCTCGGCCGTGATGTGTACCAGCTCGCGCGCGGTCCTACTGACCGGACTGCAAACTCCGGACAACGGGATGTTCGAAAACGCCGACCTGCCCTACGTCAAGGCCATGAGCACCGGGGTGCCGACCATCGGGCATCTGCTCCGCAAGGCGGGCTATTACACCGCCTACCAGGGAAAGTGGCACCTCGACGCCGCCTTCGACCGCGAGCCTGTCCAGCAGGTGCTCACCGAACGCATGGACGCGTACGGCTTCTCGGACTTCGGACTTCCGATCGACTCGCTGGCCCATGACCTCGGCGGCTACACCACCGACTCGGTGATCGCCGCCGGCGCGCAGTGCTGGCTGCGCAACACCGGGCGACCGATGGCCGATGACGGCAAGCCGTGGGCATTGTTCGTGAGTCTGATCAATCCGCACGACATCATGTATTTCAATACCGACAAGCCGGGTGAGCACGTGCAGGACACCGGCACGCTGCTGATGCACGCCGCGCGGGCGCCCGAGCACGCCCTGTACCAGCAGCATTGGGACAGCGCCCTGCCCGCGAGCCTCACACAGTCGATGCAAGAGCCGGGCCGGCCCGCCGCCCATGGCGAGTTCGACAAAGCCTGGGGTTACACCCTGGGTACCATTCCCCCCGAACCGGACCGCTGGCAGCGCTTCACCGACTTCTACCTCAACAGCATCCGCTCGGTCGACCAGCAGATGTCCCTGCTGCTCAACGAACTCGACGATCTCGCCCTGACCCGCAACACCATCGTGGTGTTCACCTCCGACCACGGTGAGATGGCCGGCGCGCACGGGCTGCGCGGGAAGGGGCCATTCGCCTACCAGGAGGCGATTCACCTGCCCATGCACGTCGTGCACCCGGACGTCAGCGGTGGACAGGACCTGAACGCACTCACCAGCCACATCGATGTGGTACCTAGTCTGCTGGCGATGGCCGGCGTGTCCGCGGGCGATGTCGATGAGCTGGCCGGGCGGGCGCTGCCGGGCAAGGACTTCAGCGCGGCGCTTTCCAAGCCGGGCAGTGCTGACGTGCATGCAGTTCGGGACAGTGTGCTGTTCACCTACAGCGGACTGGCGACCAACGACAGCGACGCGGTCAAGCTGTTCGCAGAGGCAAAAGCGGCCGGCCAGGATCCTCGACAATTGATGCAGACCAGTGGATTTCGCCCGGATCTCACCAAGCGCGGCAGCCTACGCACGATGTTCGACGGACGGTACAAGTTCAGCAGGTACTTTGCTCCCGCCCAGCGCAACGTGCCGGCGAATCTCGACGACCTCTACCGGTTCAACGATGTCGAGCTGTACGACCTGCAATCCGATACCGCAGAGATGACCAACCTTGCGGGGACCAAGGGTGAACACGCCGACCTGGTGATGTCGGCCAGTACCAAGCTCGAGGCGGTCATCAAGTCCGAGATCGGCGTGGACGACGGGCGCGAGATGCCTCAGTTCGGCGACATCGACTGGCAGATCGACCGGATGGATCTCTGA
- a CDS encoding alpha/beta fold hydrolase: protein MSRTAFVEADGRRTRVRVDGDPGNPPVLLIHGIGRSLEDWAPQHERLARSYRTISLDVPGFGFSERPQQTVTLPVLADGVTAALDALGENRPVHVVGNSLGGAIAQQLLVDQPERIASLALVNSAGFGSEVTMLLRMLTMPVLGPMSIRRPTRASAALMERLIHGDKAIATKERIDHAFAVGSVPGAGEVMRETALALGTPRGVRPEWRRELAAGVARTPRPTLIVWGTRDRILPAHHIRTAMRVYPHAEAHLLNRVGHMPQLECPKRFADLLLPFLARAAG, encoded by the coding sequence ATGAGTCGTACCGCCTTCGTCGAGGCCGATGGCCGTCGCACCCGGGTCAGGGTGGACGGTGACCCCGGAAACCCACCGGTTCTCCTCATCCACGGCATCGGTCGCAGCCTGGAGGATTGGGCACCGCAGCACGAACGGCTGGCCCGGTCCTACCGGACGATCTCGCTCGACGTGCCCGGCTTCGGCTTCTCCGAGCGCCCGCAACAAACCGTCACCCTGCCGGTGCTGGCGGATGGGGTCACCGCTGCCCTCGACGCGTTGGGGGAGAACAGACCCGTCCATGTGGTGGGCAACTCACTTGGCGGCGCCATCGCCCAGCAGCTGCTCGTCGATCAGCCGGAGCGGATCGCGAGCCTGGCTCTGGTCAACAGCGCCGGTTTCGGCAGCGAGGTCACCATGCTGCTGCGAATGCTCACCATGCCGGTGCTCGGCCCGATGAGCATCCGACGACCCACCCGCGCCAGCGCCGCGCTGATGGAACGGCTGATCCACGGCGACAAGGCAATCGCCACCAAAGAGCGAATCGACCACGCGTTCGCCGTCGGGTCCGTGCCCGGTGCAGGCGAGGTGATGCGTGAGACCGCGCTCGCGCTCGGCACGCCACGCGGGGTGCGCCCGGAGTGGCGCCGTGAGCTCGCCGCGGGCGTGGCCCGGACACCGCGTCCGACGCTGATCGTCTGGGGCACCCGGGATCGCATCCTGCCCGCACACCACATTCGTACGGCGATGCGGGTGTATCCCCACGCCGAGGCCCACCTGCTCAACCGCGTCGGGCACATGCCGCAGCTCGAATGCCCCAAGCGGTTCGCCGATCTGCTGCTGCCATTCCTGGCGCGCGCCGCCGGCTGA
- a CDS encoding flavin-containing monooxygenase produces the protein MTVNSLNQVRPTQSLRGHVDVLIVGAGISGLGMGHYLATMQPGKSFAIVDSRDAIGGTWDLFRYPGIRSDSDLHTFGYEFKPWTSDNAIADAHEILDYLHEVVDEDDLGRRIYLHHKVLKADFDSATAQWTVALERDGEHFEVTCDWLFGATGYYDYAGGHRPHFEGEEDFEGRIVHPQSWPEDLDYTGKKVVVIGSGATAVTLIPAMAGEVEHITMLQRSPSYVMPLPRKDPIANSLRKVLPAKAAYAATRRFNIGKGRFIYNLCQRHPKLARRIIRSLNVKALPEGFEVDTHFNPTYNPWDQRLCAVPDADLFRTIARGKASVVTDRIARFTKTGILLESGKTLDADIIVTATGLKLLPLGGIQVSVDGEVKNPHDSLLYKSFMISDIPNLAFAFGYTNSSWTLKVGLVCEHLCRLLAYMDRHGYTTVVPIVDDPHMDKRPMLDFSAGYVQRSVDLFPQQGSTGPWTVEMDYWADHDRLRKGSVEDPALRFSTAVGAQAVSRLARA, from the coding sequence ATGACCGTGAACTCGCTCAACCAGGTCCGCCCCACGCAGTCCCTGCGCGGCCACGTCGATGTACTGATCGTCGGCGCCGGTATTTCCGGCCTCGGGATGGGCCACTATCTCGCCACCATGCAGCCCGGCAAGAGCTTCGCGATCGTCGACAGTCGCGATGCGATCGGGGGCACCTGGGACCTGTTCCGCTATCCGGGCATCCGGTCGGATTCCGACCTGCACACCTTCGGCTACGAGTTCAAGCCGTGGACGTCTGACAACGCGATCGCCGACGCCCACGAGATCCTCGACTACCTGCACGAGGTGGTGGACGAGGACGACCTGGGCCGCCGAATCTATCTGCATCACAAGGTGTTGAAGGCTGACTTCGACTCGGCCACCGCGCAGTGGACGGTCGCCCTCGAGCGTGACGGTGAGCATTTCGAGGTGACATGCGACTGGCTGTTCGGGGCCACCGGATACTACGACTACGCGGGCGGACATCGACCGCACTTCGAGGGTGAAGAGGATTTCGAGGGAAGGATCGTCCATCCCCAGTCCTGGCCGGAAGATCTCGACTACACGGGTAAGAAGGTTGTCGTGATCGGCAGCGGCGCCACCGCGGTGACGTTGATTCCCGCGATGGCCGGCGAGGTCGAACACATCACCATGCTGCAGCGCTCGCCGTCCTACGTGATGCCACTGCCGCGCAAGGACCCCATCGCCAACTCGTTGCGGAAAGTGTTGCCTGCCAAGGCCGCCTACGCCGCGACTCGCCGCTTCAACATCGGCAAGGGCCGGTTCATCTACAACCTGTGCCAGCGCCATCCCAAGCTGGCACGCCGGATCATCCGCTCGTTGAACGTCAAAGCGCTGCCGGAAGGCTTCGAGGTCGACACCCACTTCAACCCCACCTACAACCCGTGGGATCAGCGCTTGTGCGCGGTGCCCGACGCGGACCTGTTCCGCACGATCGCGCGGGGTAAGGCGTCGGTGGTCACCGACCGCATCGCGCGGTTCACCAAGACCGGCATCCTGCTGGAGTCCGGCAAGACGCTCGACGCCGACATCATCGTCACCGCAACCGGTTTGAAGTTGCTGCCACTCGGCGGAATCCAGGTGTCCGTCGACGGCGAGGTCAAGAACCCGCACGATTCGCTGCTGTACAAGAGCTTCATGATTTCCGACATCCCGAATCTGGCATTCGCGTTCGGCTACACGAACTCGTCGTGGACGTTGAAGGTCGGGCTGGTGTGTGAGCACCTGTGCCGCCTGCTGGCTTACATGGACCGGCACGGCTACACGACAGTGGTCCCCATCGTCGATGACCCGCACATGGACAAGCGTCCGATGCTCGACTTCTCGGCCGGCTATGTGCAGCGCTCGGTGGACCTGTTCCCCCAGCAGGGCTCGACCGGCCCATGGACAGTCGAGATGGACTACTGGGCGGATCACGACCGGCTGCGCAAGGGCTCTGTCGAGGATCCGGCGTTGCGGTTCAGCACCGCCGTTGGCGCACAGGCGGTTTCTCGCCTCGCGAGAGCATGA
- a CDS encoding TetR/AcrR family transcriptional regulator, translating into MTTVSVPRRAPVQARSRQTVARILDAAAAIADEQGIDAATTRTIADRAGVSYPSLYRFFADRDAIFDELMERHCSEIDARCVAAERTWTITSIADLLNNEIDLHVDYYRRHPSAAGMWMGGRTSPTVTKHVHARMRTLADRLHNILVDVGLIPADTDPRAMLVAVEMADRMLELSYRDNSEFDEAILDIGRAALLAFGESLAARLRT; encoded by the coding sequence ATGACCACGGTGTCGGTTCCGCGGCGGGCGCCGGTTCAGGCCCGCAGCCGCCAGACCGTCGCCCGGATTCTCGACGCGGCCGCCGCCATTGCCGATGAACAGGGCATCGACGCCGCCACCACCCGCACGATCGCCGACCGCGCCGGGGTGTCGTATCCCTCGCTGTACCGGTTCTTCGCCGACCGCGACGCGATTTTCGACGAGCTGATGGAGCGGCACTGCAGTGAGATCGACGCCCGGTGCGTCGCGGCCGAGCGGACGTGGACGATCACCTCGATCGCCGATCTGCTCAACAACGAGATCGATCTGCACGTCGACTACTACCGCAGGCATCCGAGCGCGGCCGGGATGTGGATGGGTGGGCGGACCTCCCCCACCGTGACCAAACACGTGCACGCACGAATGCGCACCCTCGCCGACCGGCTGCACAACATCTTGGTCGATGTCGGCCTGATACCCGCCGACACCGACCCGCGGGCGATGCTCGTGGCAGTGGAGATGGCCGATCGCATGCTGGAACTCTCCTACCGCGACAACAGCGAGTTCGATGAGGCGATTCTCGACATCGGCAGGGCGGCGCTGCTCGCCTTCGGCGAATCGCTCGCGGCTCGCCTGCGCACCTGA
- a CDS encoding M15 family metallopeptidase has protein sequence MALAAAVLVQCSPTPGSPPAEPSSATATISTTAPVVQQVTAADLGATWHPGCPVAPDELRRVDLDYVGLDGLDHRGALVVHRDVVAEVIAIFADLHRQRYPIAKMQTPQHYPGAVDELSMEDNNTSAFNCRPLPGSTTWSLHAYGRAIDLNPLFNPYLDRSGDLEPATAGGYLDRHRADPGMLHADDPAVRAFSDRGWVWGGNWHNPIDYQHFERR, from the coding sequence GTGGCGCTCGCCGCCGCTGTCCTCGTGCAATGCAGTCCGACGCCCGGGTCACCCCCGGCTGAGCCGTCGTCGGCGACCGCCACGATCAGCACCACTGCGCCGGTGGTGCAGCAGGTGACCGCGGCGGACCTCGGAGCCACCTGGCATCCCGGTTGTCCGGTGGCTCCCGACGAGCTACGCCGCGTCGACCTGGACTACGTCGGCCTGGACGGGCTGGATCATCGCGGCGCGCTCGTCGTGCACCGGGACGTGGTGGCCGAGGTGATCGCGATCTTCGCCGACCTTCACCGGCAGCGATATCCGATCGCGAAGATGCAAACACCTCAGCACTATCCGGGGGCCGTCGACGAACTGTCGATGGAGGACAACAACACCTCCGCCTTCAACTGCCGGCCGCTGCCCGGCAGCACCACCTGGTCGCTGCATGCCTACGGCCGCGCAATCGACCTCAACCCACTGTTCAATCCATACCTCGATCGAAGCGGTGATCTCGAACCGGCAACCGCGGGGGGATATCTCGACCGTCACCGCGCCGACCCGGGCATGTTGCACGCCGACGACCCGGCGGTACGCGCTTTCTCCGATCGCGGCTGGGTCTGGGGCGGCAATTGGCACAACCCGATCGATTACCAGCATTTCGAACGCCGCTGA
- a CDS encoding DUF4267 domain-containing protein: MSIDKAAVIAGSIRLASGVHFLADPLGANKLWGEPNDPGPSARLLLRSMGYRDALIGGLLLSAGLRGRNTRGWFLASGGADAADLLGGTSVHSELTRGQQIIGLGGAVVGIGVGLWGATRRRTPAPEVAP, from the coding sequence ATGTCGATCGACAAGGCCGCGGTGATCGCGGGCAGCATCCGGCTGGCCTCCGGAGTGCACTTTCTTGCAGACCCGCTGGGCGCCAACAAGCTGTGGGGTGAGCCGAACGACCCGGGCCCGTCGGCCCGGTTGCTGCTGCGGTCGATGGGCTACCGCGACGCGCTGATCGGCGGACTTCTGCTGTCGGCAGGATTGCGCGGCCGCAATACCCGGGGATGGTTCCTGGCTTCGGGCGGAGCGGACGCTGCCGACCTGCTCGGCGGGACCAGCGTGCACAGTGAACTCACCCGCGGACAGCAGATCATCGGACTCGGCGGCGCGGTGGTGGGCATCGGCGTCGGTCTCTGGGGCGCTACCCGACGTCGCACGCCGGCGCCGGAGGTCGCTCCGTAG
- a CDS encoding MlaD family protein: protein MRAIRNLMSFSALGAIVVCSGAYINSFDLHIGPPDDRTNLSMSVPEVKGIVVGSNVLLRGVPVGKVTAVRSSIRDATIDFYVDRDHRIPVDTNVRLDNLSALGEAYIGLLPQADHGPVLQDGQHIATEAVTVPPSIAELATSVVRVLNQLDPGQLKRTLAEADAALPDPQQVLPNLARASLLLRNMTEGMDGRGQEVLDNAQALLQNAGWVGPTLTEMGPSVRAAGRGVSGTFVGMMRTVVSNNPTNIRLFQDFLARIQKFLDTRSPDIKVLAQALTPQFTGIGGALMNFDTGQILSNALSGIPEEGAITLHVTVPDP, encoded by the coding sequence ATGAGAGCCATTCGAAATCTGATGTCGTTCAGCGCGTTGGGGGCAATCGTCGTGTGCTCCGGCGCCTATATCAATTCGTTCGATCTACACATCGGCCCACCGGACGACCGCACCAACCTGTCGATGTCGGTCCCCGAGGTGAAAGGGATCGTGGTCGGGTCGAACGTGTTGCTGCGGGGCGTGCCGGTCGGCAAGGTCACCGCGGTTCGATCGTCGATCCGCGACGCGACCATCGACTTCTACGTCGATCGCGACCATCGCATTCCGGTCGACACGAACGTGCGTCTGGACAACCTCTCGGCACTCGGTGAGGCCTATATCGGACTGCTTCCCCAAGCCGATCACGGTCCGGTGCTGCAGGACGGCCAGCACATCGCGACGGAAGCGGTCACCGTACCGCCGTCGATCGCCGAGCTGGCGACCAGCGTTGTGCGGGTGCTCAACCAGCTCGATCCCGGGCAACTCAAACGCACACTTGCCGAAGCCGACGCCGCCCTTCCCGACCCACAACAGGTCCTGCCGAACCTCGCCCGAGCGAGCCTGTTGCTGCGCAACATGACCGAGGGAATGGATGGCCGAGGACAAGAAGTCCTCGACAACGCTCAGGCGCTGCTGCAGAACGCGGGATGGGTGGGGCCAACGCTGACCGAGATGGGGCCGTCGGTGCGAGCGGCAGGGCGGGGGGTATCGGGGACGTTCGTCGGAATGATGCGAACCGTCGTCTCGAACAATCCCACCAACATTCGGCTCTTCCAAGATTTTCTCGCCCGTATCCAGAAGTTTCTGGACACCAGGTCTCCCGACATCAAGGTGCTGGCGCAGGCATTGACCCCGCAATTCACCGGCATCGGCGGCGCTTTGATGAATTTCGATACCGGACAGATCCTGTCAAACGCTCTGTCGGGAATCCCGGAGGAGGGAGCGATCACACTGCACGTCACCGTTCCCGATCCCTAG
- a CDS encoding MlaD family protein: MRGIPATAAIAISAMLLTSCASMSVDSLPQLGGGDGDGYPVTFEFSSVLNLPDRAKVVQDGKTVGVVTRINLKTDHVDVESRIDNDVVIPADTRATLQQSTVLGDTYVALEDPSGTSDPAPRSAPLVPGGRIPVANTTSPPQLEDTIANLANFVGSGSIQRIQNSIIGVNKVTPARRDELARMVRRVTADLGDLSNNIDVVDKMLNGVSGTADVMNRHLSTYSYWLSPAGMVGFDRATQAAGYIGTVLPSIGSIYSGGYWLIPMLNSLADATGAVQQTKWNVEGEAPHWRELFLNDFLPVDKNPAINITSIKGPDGREMVGNVQDVLRILGATP, from the coding sequence ATGCGCGGCATCCCGGCCACGGCGGCGATCGCCATCAGCGCGATGCTGCTGACGTCGTGTGCGTCGATGAGCGTGGATTCCCTTCCGCAACTGGGCGGCGGCGATGGTGACGGCTATCCGGTGACGTTCGAGTTCAGCAGTGTCCTCAACCTGCCGGATCGAGCCAAGGTGGTGCAGGACGGGAAGACAGTCGGTGTCGTCACCCGTATCAACCTCAAGACCGACCACGTCGACGTCGAGTCCCGTATCGATAATGACGTCGTCATACCCGCAGACACCCGCGCAACGTTGCAGCAGTCCACCGTGCTCGGCGATACCTATGTCGCGCTGGAGGATCCCTCGGGCACATCGGATCCCGCACCAAGGTCGGCGCCGCTCGTTCCCGGTGGACGCATCCCGGTGGCCAACACGACATCGCCTCCACAGCTGGAGGACACGATCGCCAACCTCGCCAATTTCGTGGGCAGCGGGTCGATTCAGCGGATCCAGAACTCGATCATCGGTGTCAACAAGGTGACGCCGGCGCGGCGAGACGAGTTGGCCCGCATGGTCCGCCGAGTCACCGCCGATCTCGGCGACTTGTCCAACAACATCGACGTCGTGGACAAGATGCTCAATGGCGTGTCCGGGACGGCCGATGTCATGAACCGCCACCTGTCGACATACTCGTACTGGCTCTCACCCGCCGGCATGGTGGGATTCGACCGTGCCACCCAGGCGGCCGGTTATATCGGCACGGTGCTGCCATCGATCGGCAGCATCTACAGCGGCGGGTACTGGCTGATTCCGATGCTGAACTCCCTGGCCGACGCGACGGGCGCTGTGCAACAAACCAAATGGAATGTCGAAGGGGAGGCGCCACATTGGCGGGAGCTGTTCCTCAATGACTTCCTGCCCGTCGACAAGAACCCCGCGATAAACATCACCTCCATCAAGGGGCCGGACGGCCGTGAAATGGTCGGCAATGTCCAGGATGTGCTGCGAATCCTTGGAGCAACACCATGA